Below is a genomic region from Rosa chinensis cultivar Old Blush chromosome 5, RchiOBHm-V2, whole genome shotgun sequence.
TTGGTTAAACTAGGAAAACAAAGCAAAGCAATGAGGTACAAATCCATATTTCTACTTTTAAAACATTTGAACAGATATTAATATGAACACCAAGTAACGTACTTCTCTTGTTGAGTAGGTAACCCTTGGAACCCCTCTCTGTTgataaagaaattgaaaagagaaaaaggaaaagaaaaaaaaaagtcaacttGCTTGACCTGCAGACTTATACCTGCAAAGAACCTTACACCTTAAAACCCTATCCTGAACATAAAACCCTGGCATTACCATAATCTTAACCCTGCTTGAACCATGTGATCTCTGCCTATCCATAAACATGTCTTCCATGTAATGTGAATCAAAGTTCCTATTCTCTTCCACCCTCAATATCCCCAGCGGCGGATTGAATGAAAACGCAAGCAAATGAAGTAACCAAATGCATTTCGTAGCTACAAAGAATGCTTGAAGAACCTGCTCAGGCCATGGCCTAGTCCAATTTAGTGTTGTAATGATGCAACTCATCTTCTGATCACAAAACTTGCTGAATTCCTCACAATAATACTTTGTTCCCTTCCTCAAAACTTCATTCCAGCTTAAGTTTCTTAGTGCCACGAATGAAGAAAACTGTGCTTGGCGAGCTTGTTGAGGATCTAGAAGCTTTGGTGAGCCATGCTTCTGAAACACACAGTTCTCAAAGTCTTGGTACAGTGACTGGTTTATGATGGCTTCCAAATGGTATGACACAGCTTTCGAATACTTGGAATTCAATGACAATTTGAATGGTTGGAGAAGCAGGTTCAAATTGTCCACCAAGGTGTTATCTGTTAGTTCAATTTGTGCTACAAGGATTTTGCAGAATTGTCTTACTGAAAGTCTTGCTTCGGACACTATCTGCAGGAAACCTTCCACCATTACTTCCTCGCTGACTGGCATTAAGTTTTCCGCATTCCCATCACTTGATTTTCCTGGTCTGTTTGGGAAATTCCCAATATTTTCTGGCATTTGGAAATTCTTATTAGCATGTGTTGCTTGTCTCAAAGCCTTCTTCAGCTCTTCACAGTAAGTTTCCAAGTACTCCAGCTTCTGCTTCAGCTCCCCAAGTGAAGATCTCATCTCAGAAACCTCCTTTAACGCCGAGTCTCTATTCTCATTTGCTTTTATGAGCTCTTTCTTCAATACTTCAACTGACATGATTCCAAAATCCTTGTAGGCTTGAGAAACTTCCTCAGATTCTGTCCGGGTTGGAGAGCTTATATTCTTGTGCTTCTTCTTTAACCGCGGAAACAACCAAGAAATCACTCCCCTACTTTTTGGTTGTGACTGTGTAGTAGTCGATGCATGAGAATCTGTTAATGGCACAACAATGTTAGAATTCCTGCTGTTCCTGGATGTGTTTTCGGGTTCACTGGTTATAGTTGCAGGCTTGCATCTAT
It encodes:
- the LOC112165505 gene encoding IRK-interacting protein isoform X2 is translated as MATDTRIFPDQNNNKIKNNEINRVEIQAAIAKAVELRALHAALVQGNSPANLRFPSSASPANSRHASNFSAQDYPVFTPSYEDEPSSGYHQIPMKNRTLSESWDEYGLEGNGDESVVSNYKENSSSRKGFPSDLSNFESHICPAEDNKSVTGSCTNNITVLQTSPDSHASTTTQSQPKSRGVISWLFPRLKKKHKNISSPTRTESEEVSQAYKDFGIMSVEVLKKELIKANENRDSALKEVSEMRSSLGELKQKLEYLETYCEELKKALRQATHANKNFQMPENIGNFPNRPGKSSDGNAENLMPVSEEVMVEGFLQIVSEARLSVRQFCKILVAQIELTDNTLVDNLNLLLQPFKLSLNSKYSKAVSYHLEAIINQSLYQDFENCVFQKHGSPKLLDPQQARQAQFSSFVALRNLSWNEVLRKGTKYYCEEFSKFCDQKMSCIITTLNWTRPWPEQVLQAFFVATKCIWLLHLLAFSFNPPLGILRVEENRNFDSHYMEDMFMDRQRSHGSSRVKIMVMPGFYVQDRVLRCKVLCRYKSAGQAS
- the LOC112165505 gene encoding IRK-interacting protein isoform X1 gives rise to the protein MATDTRIFPDQNNNKIKNNEINRVEIQAAIAKAVELRALHAALVQGNSPANLRFPSSASPANSRHASNFSAQDYPVFTPSYEDEPSSGYHQIPMKNRTLSESWDEYGLEGNGDESVVSNYKENSSSRKGFPSDLSNFESHICPAEDNKSVTGSCTNNITVLQTSPGTEYFRSSRRNSLGDFNSISSCNRCKPATITSEPENTSRNSRNSNIVVPLTDSHASTTTQSQPKSRGVISWLFPRLKKKHKNISSPTRTESEEVSQAYKDFGIMSVEVLKKELIKANENRDSALKEVSEMRSSLGELKQKLEYLETYCEELKKALRQATHANKNFQMPENIGNFPNRPGKSSDGNAENLMPVSEEVMVEGFLQIVSEARLSVRQFCKILVAQIELTDNTLVDNLNLLLQPFKLSLNSKYSKAVSYHLEAIINQSLYQDFENCVFQKHGSPKLLDPQQARQAQFSSFVALRNLSWNEVLRKGTKYYCEEFSKFCDQKMSCIITTLNWTRPWPEQVLQAFFVATKCIWLLHLLAFSFNPPLGILRVEENRNFDSHYMEDMFMDRQRSHGSSRVKIMVMPGFYVQDRVLRCKVLCRYKSAGQAS